In Metarhizium brunneum chromosome 3, complete sequence, a genomic segment contains:
- the Nox1 gene encoding NADPH oxidase 1 has product MAGQLGYRELIRKQFTPQKMMFHILFWTFHWGIFAYGWYKQAADDRLAGLNTLKFSVWISRGAGLVLSVDGMLILLPVCRTLMRWLRPKLRFLPLDENLWFHRQLAYALLVFTVFHVAAHYVNFFNVEQTQIRPVSALQIHYAQAGGITGHVMLLCMLLMYTTAHSRIRQQSFETFWYTHHLFIPFLLALYTHTVGCFVRDSVDAFSPFAGEQYWTHCIGYLGWRWELWTGGFYLIERLYREIRARRETKITRVVRHPYDVVELQFSKPSFKYKAGQWLFIQVPSISKYQWHPFTITSCPFDPYVSIHIRQVGDFTRALGDATGAGGAQAKLYEGVDPMGMYEVALQNGQQMPGLRIDGPYGAPAEDVFENEIAVLIGTGIGVTPWAAILKNIWHLRNSPNPPTRLRRVEFIWVCKDTGSFEWFQTLLSSLEEQSNEAARIPGSSGVEFLKIHTYLTQKLDMDTTQNIVLNSVGADMDPLTELKSRTHFGRPNFKRLFSTMRDGILDRTYLSGLEGSMRTTVGVYFCGPSAAGKLDLKLHPNTKIEPNV; this is encoded by the exons ATGGCGGGACAATTAGGTTACCGCGAATTAATTCGCAAACAGTTCACTCCTCAAAAGATGATGTTCCACATCCTCTTTTGGACATTTCACTGGGGCATCTTTGCTTATGGATG GTACAAGCAAGCTGCGGATGATCGACTAGCCGGCTTGAATACCTTGAAATTCTCCGTCTGGATTTCTCGAGGTGCCGGTCTGGTGCTTAGCGTTGACGGAATGcttattcttcttcctgTTTGCCGCACACTGATGCGCTGGCTTCGACCCAAGCTTCGATTCCTCCCTCTCGACGAGAATCTGTGGTTTCATAGACAGCTTGCCTATGCCTTGCTAGTCTTCACCGTTTTCCACGTCGCCGCCCATTACGTCAACTTTTTCAATGTCGAGCAAACACAGATCCGTCCTGTTAGCGCGCTCCAAATTCACTACGCCCAAGCAGGCGGCATTACTGGCCACGTTATGTTGCTGTGCATGCTTCTCATGTATACGACCGCTCATTCTCGTATACGTCAACAGTCGTTCGAAACTTTCTGGTATACCCACCATCTTTTTATCCCTTTTTTGCTGGCTCTGTATACACACACCGTCGGATGTTTTGTGCGTGATTCAGTCGATGCCTTTTCGCCATTTGCCGGAGAGCAATACTGGACACACTGCATCGGATACCTTGGCTGGCGTTGGGAGCTGTGGACTGGAGGCTTTTACCTGATTGAGCGTCTTTACCGAGAAATCCGAGCTCGCCGGGAGACTAAAATCACTAGGGTTGTCCGCCACCCTTACGATGTCGTCGAACTTCAGTTCAGCAAGCCATCATTCAAGTACAAGGCCGGCCAGTGGCTCTTCATTCAGGTCCCATCCATCTCGAAGTACCAGTGGCATCCATTCACCATTACCTCGTGCCCCTTCGATCCATATGTGTCTATCCACATCAGACAGGTTGGAGACTTTACTCGAGCTTTGGGCGACGCGACTGGTGCTGGTGGCGCTCAAGCCAAGCTCTATGAAGGAGTTGACCCCATGGGGATGTACGAAGTTGCTCTGCAGAACGGACAGCAGATGCCCGGCCTCCGAATCGACGGACCTTATGGAGCCCCCGCTGAAGACGTCTTCGAAAACGAAATCGCTGTATTGATTGGTACCGGTATTGGAGTCACTCCTTGGGCGGCTATTTTGAAAAACATTTGGCATCTTCGAAACTCGCCTAATCCCCCTACCCGACTTCGCCGTGTCGAATTTATCTGGGTTTGCAAGGACACCGGTTCCTTCGAATGGTTCCAGACATTGCTGTCGTCGCTAGAAGAGCAGTCCAACGAGGCTGCCCGCATCCCCGGTAGCTCAGGCGTAGAATTTCTCAAGATTCACACCTATCTCACTCAGAAGCTCGATATGGACACCACGCAAAATATTGTGCTCAACAGTGTAGGCGCCGATATGGACCCGCTTACTGAACTCAAATCAAGGACTCACTTTGGTCGCCCTAACTTTAAGAGGCTTTTCAGCACTATGCGAGATGGTATTCTTGATAGGACGTATTTAAGCGGTTTGGAGGGAAGCATGCGAACTACAGTGGGTGTCTATTTCTGCGGTCCCTCCGCAGCTGGTAAGTTGGACCTCAAACTTCATCCTAATACCAAGATCGAGCCAAATGTCTAA
- the dhkJ gene encoding Hybrid signal transduction histidine kinase J — translation MASENLVEGNAASPDIAASVAPIAAPDQVSQQHEHAIPLVDGDPKRPALEALYATPTHHDETPRLSDGRRFLRDPLSLAHQGGRSQSQSPLRLPIPSITPGQLAFSAMQYLPVPVIVLNNLKTVVLANEAMGRMMGLTSETTPQDDATAALEHLRGQTLSQIGIDMLQDGRPVWITWESFLDSLVQEVGVRPPASHAQQPQVPQANPGDATPTLDSSPIPATEPRCPPMALPSQDAVIEVVVSRKDMNKTTYDSRYKARASEYQAFAKMIITVWEIENKQTFFTLTFTNTTSAASSPPNTKKLVAKPSVLEAADRRTIAISAPSSVASSRDSNSPSFYSPGIVTMSSSPFPPMGPPSLASHSSTPSLLQKITLMKDALLDNTQMPILAIWKDGSVIFPNKAARQLQSLDADLDNCADGLDLLRKWELWDESFTRKLDVSEYPISILLRTEFPFASMRVGLVDRDGKKLIHDVLGEAIRDDVTGEFLAAVVTGRDVTVITEQITQIKERDDERFKLICDTMPQLVWTASPDGLHDFFNTRWYSYTGLTPEECLGMEWQMPFHPDDRHEALTRWKRSLETGEPFVTEYRCRSKEGEWRWFLGRALAVRNKDSGHIEKWFGTCTDVHESIETKFDAKRTRQQLLSVIAHSQVTIFTVDPSRRVNMLEGALIWNHTYEDVHDPSRWYIGENMHTVFNRLVDQLPEGEQLDFLQPIEDILEGRTTEDVKQHGLDDRWYRTRFLPMYGKKTHDGKTTSDSTIEGVIGVIMDVTELRDREEALLKQSREKRKAVANEAAAKEANRLKSQFLANMSHEIRTPITGVLGMAELLSHMDLDEEQRDYIDNIQSSATSLLTVINDILDFSKVESGRLDVEEVQFSLSLVVKEVVRMLRFAVERKNLDFQSDIGSDIENDMVVIGDPGRVRQIITNLLTNSIKFTNQGYVRFSVTTESETSDSINIKFVVEDTGIGIQEDVRKRLFQPFSQGDASTARRFGGTGLGLTICKNLLDLMHGRIILESTVDSGTKASFWIPFNKPHGPRKSHPVQSGAIPDRLQSDLSISCNSSEYEQVGGTSTGSDGIGISSSIPRRRLSVRTPPCVDQDMPRTERAKTHILVVEDNPVNQMIAIKTIQKLGFQVTAAWNGKEALEYLMATSRGQNMKPDMILMDVQMPIIDGYKCTHLLRHHSPYKTLLQDVPIVAMTASAIHGDREKCNKAGMDDYLAKPVTMNILERMLIRWCLSRRKVSVTVEESSDCSQISEHCDNAGIPHVGVEEQATESEQRVQDEPHGSPMTPRPFNTASGQPEPSPFDSPAAPGLNVQVRHQEGEKELSSMLQENKLIDAAGGPSFYRTPSFQGPSSGEALTEENMKKLKSETSHLDR, via the exons ATGGCTTCCGAGAATTTGGTAGAGGGCAATGCTGCCTCACCTGACATAGCTGCGTCGGTCGCTCCGATTGCCGCACCGGATCAAGTCTCACAACAACATGAGCACGCCATCCCGCTCGTCGACGGTGACCCAAAGCGACCTGCCCTGGAAGCATTGTACGCTACGCCGACTCATCACGATGAAACCCCTCGCCTTTCCGACGGCCGGCGATTCCTCCGGGACCCCCTCAGCCTTGCGCACCAAGGAGGGCGATCTCAATCGCAAAGCCCTCTGCGGCTTCCTATCCCCTCGATAACCCCCGGCCAACTGGCATTTTCCGCGATGCAGTATTTACCCGTACCTGTCATTGTTTTAAACAACTTGAAAACAGTGGTTCTAGCAAACGAGGCCATGGGCCGCATGATGGGCCTAACATCCGAGACAACGCCACAAGATGATGCTACCGCCGCGCTTGAACATCTTCGGGGTCAAACTTTATCGCAAATCGGGATCGACATGTTGCAGGATGGCAGGCCGGTTTGGATAACTTGGGAGTCCTTTTTGGATAGTCTGGTGCAGGAAGTTGGTGTTCGTCCGCCTGCGTCTCATGCACAGCAACCTCAAGTCCCTCAAGCAAACCCTGGTGATGCGACTCCTACGCTAGACTCATCACCGATCCCTGCCACTGAGCCTCGCTGTCCTCCGATGGCTCTGCCTTCCCAGGACGCCGTCATTGAGGTAGTAGTCAGCAGGAAGGACATGAATAAGACGACTTATGACAGCCGGTATAAGGCCAGGGCCTCCGAGTACCAAGCATTTGCTAAAATGATTATAACCGTTTGGGAAATTGAAAATAAGCAAACCTTCTTCACTCTCACATTTACAAATACCACTTCTGCGGCGTCTTCACCACCTAATACCAAGAAACTTGTTGCAAAGCCGAGCGTCCTGGAAGCTGCTGATCGACGGACAATTGCTATTTCAGCCCCATCGTCCGTTGCGTCAAGCCGCGACTCGAATTCACCTTCCTTTTATAGCCCAGGCATCGTCACCATGTCATCAAGCCCATTCCCTCCTATGGGCCCGCCGTCGCTTGCCTCGCATTCGAGCACTCCATCCCTGCTGCAAAAGATAACCCTCATGAAGGACGCCTTGCTTGACAACACCCAGATGCCCATCCTCGCCATATGGAAAGATGGCAGCGTCATCTTTCCCAACAAAGCCGCGAGACAGCTGCAATCTCTGGATGCCGATTTAGATAACTGTGCCGACGGCCTTGATCTTCTACGGAAATGGGAGCTATGGGATGAGAGCTTTACTAGAAAATTAGACGTTTCTGAATACCCCATTTCTATTCTCCTTCGCACAGAATTCCCATTTGCGAGCATGCGCGTTGGATTAGTAGACCGCGACGGGAAGAAGCTCATTCACGACGTACTTGGCGAAGCAATCCGGGACGATGTCACCGGGGAATTTCTAGCAGCTGTGGTCACGGGCCGAGATGTAACGGTTATCACGGAGCAAATCACTCAAATAAAAGAGCGAGATGACGAGCGTTTCAAGCTGATTTGTGATACAATGCCGCAGTTAGTTTGGACGGCTTCCCCGGATGGACTTCACGACTTCTTCAACACTCGGTGGTATTCGTATACAGGCCTTACGCCGGAAGAGTGTCTTGGTATGGAGTGGCAGATGCCCTTTCACCCGGACGACAGACACGAAGCACTGACCCGATGGAAGCGGTCGCTGGAGACTGGCGAACCGTTTGTAACGGAATACCGTTGTCGAAGTAAAGAAGGCGAATGGAGGTGGTTTCTGGGTCGCGCCTTGGCGGTGAGAAATAAAGATAGTGGTCATATCGAGAAGTGGTTCG GCACATGCACCGACGTTCATGAGAGCATTGAAACCAAATTTGATGCCAAGCGAACTCGCCAACAGCTCCTAAGCGTCATTGCTCACTCTCAGGTCACCATCTTCACTGTAGATCCGAGCCGCCGCGTAAATATGCTCGAAGGCGCCTTGATATGGAACCACACATATGAGGACGTTCACGACCCGAGTCGATGGTACATCGGAGAGAATATGCACACCGTCTTCAATCGACTTGTGGATCAGCTTCCGGAAGGCGAGCAGCTAGACTTTCTGCAGCCCATCGAGGACATATTGGAAGGACGTACTACCGAGGATGTTAAACAACACGGCCTAGATGACCGCTGGTACCGGACTCGCTTTCTTCCTATGTACGGCAAAAAGACTCACGACGGCAAAACGACAAGTGATAGTACCATAGAAGGAGTCATTGGTGTCATTATGGACGTTACAGAACTGCGCGACCGAGAAGAGGCCTTATTGAAGCAGTCGCGGGAGAAGCGAAAGGCGGTGGCGAAtgaggctgctgccaaggaaGCCAACAGATTGAAGAGTCAATTTCTAGCCAACATGTCCCACGAAATTCGGACACCAATTACAGGCGTTCTTGGCATGGCCGAGCTGCTCAGCCATATGGATTTAGATGAGGAACAGAGAGACTATATTGATAATATTCAGAGCTCAGCCACGTCTCTATTAACAGTCATCAACGATATTCTCGACTTTTCCAAGGTGGAATCTGGCCGATTGGACGTTGAGGAAGTTCAATTCTCTCTGTCATTAGTTGTCAAGGAAGTCGTGCGAATGCTCCGGTTTGCTGTCGAACGAAAGAATCTGGATTTTCAGTCAGACATTGGGAGTGATATTGAAAATGACATGGTTGTCATTGGTGACCCCGGACGCGTACGGCAAATAATCACAAACCTGCTAACGAACAGTATCAAGTTTACAAACCAAGGCTATGTGAGATTCTCGGTCACCACAGAGTCTGAAACATCTGACTCGATCAACATCAAGTTTGTCGTTGAAGATACTGGTATTGGTATTCAAGAAGACGTACGAAAGAGGCTCTTCCAGCCTTTTAGCCAAGGTGATGCATCTACGGCCCGACGATTTGGCGGCACCGGACTGGGCCTCACGATCTGCAAGAACCTTTTGGACTTGATGCATGGACGGATTATTTTGGAATCAACTGTTGATAGCGGAACGAAGGCCTCCTTTTGGATTCCCTTCAACAAGCCTCACGGCCCAAGAAAATCTCACCCGGTCCAGAGTGGGGCTATTCCAGATCGATTGCAGTCGGATCTAAGTATATCATGTAATAGCTCTGAGTATGAGCAGGTTGGGGGCACATCTACGGGCTCTGATGGGATCGGGATATCTTCGTCAattcctcgtcgccgcctttCCGTACGCACTCCTCCTTGTGTCGATCAAGACATGCCTCGAACTGAACGTGCTAAGACACATATTCTGGTCGTTGAAGACAA TCCCGTAAACCAAATGATTGCCATAAAGACTATTCAGAAACTTGGGTTTCAGGTCACTGCAGCATGGAATGGCAAAGAGGCCTTGGAGTACCTGATGGCCACTTCCCGAGGCCAAAATATGAAGCCAGACATGATATTGATGGATGTGCAGATGCCAATTATTGACGGATACAAGTGCACACACCTCTTGCGTCACCACTCTCCATACAAGACTTTGCTGCAGGATGTCCCAATTGTGGCTATGACGGCATCTGCCATCCATGGTGACCGGGAAAAGTGCAATAAGGCCGGCATGGATGACTACCTGGCCAAGCCAGTGACTATGAACATACTCGAGAGGATGCTTATACGGTGGTGTCTGTCGCGACGCAAGGTATCGGTAACAGTTGAGGAGTCCTCCGACTGCTCTCAGATCAGCGAACATTGCGACAATGCAGGAATTCCTCATGTTGGGGTTGAAGAACAAGCTACCGAGTCCGAGCAGAGAGTCCAGGATGAACCTCATGGCAGCCCCATGACGCCGAGGCCTTTTAACACAGCAAGCGGCCAACCCGAACCATCGCCATTTGATTCTCCTGCTGCCCCCGGGTTGAATGTACAGGTGAGGCATCAGGAAGGCGAGAAAGAATTATCCAGCATGCTTCAGGAGAATAAATTGATCGATGCAGCAGGTGGCCCATCCTTTTATCGTACCCCGTCGTTTCAGGGACCAAGCTCTGGAGAGGCGTTGACTGAGGAGAATATGAAGAAGCTAAAGAGCGAGACTAGCCACCTCGACAGGTAA
- the mug190_1 gene encoding Meiotically up-regulated 190 protein, with protein sequence MPLATDEHDDVRRYQAPYSARRPVPTISRYREEKAARQQESMRSDSDENIAAEPPVVTAADEAKHEHSPCPSREDNAKQDEDNHVAIPEDTSQVDPASTDVKQRRKELKLRRKERAEREVTDPVTHLPVTIHDFTDEALKETVLGHAAFKSEKRSATDLSLKRDSAEHWQSQTRHLQQVHERINHRFPPPDFDLLNQNITAINNRGLTFGLAGLAVVVLSAFFLGAFSHERKQIAPGSEADSGSDKLWMLSILLVSGAAAAVIAGVRDYTTRKINNIFQDEVWDAHRQQLAKDTSKHETETTIWLNSVLGAVWPLINPDLFLSLSDTLEDVMQASLPKLVRMVSVEDIGQGSESIRILGIQWLPTGAASKSVTASGKLTSPDDSEGNNGSQTPAFKKPGELGDPKTLSKVEAVAEGMEGEEGDFVNLEVAFAYRTRSSSRSLKDRTKDMHLYVAFYLPGNIKIPVWVDLLGIIGTMRMRLQLCPDPPFFSLCTVTFMGQPKVDVRCVPLSRRGLNIMDIPLISNFVQSAIDAAVAEYVAPKSLTLDLKDILAGDDFKKDTVSSGVLMIHIKRGYDFKMGDSAIPLIREASSDPYVSVGWAKFGKVLWSTRILKCEMEPCWDETCFVLVTPEEVNIDERLRVQLWDSDRFTADDDLGRIEVSLKELMKSPESRGKTWHRTDGFRALKAGDNMPGKLEWSVGYFPKARIQQGQFDKQTHDPKIRSMEQLKEKVDETCERKLREFMIKEGIKVRDEEELEQQIIQEMKTQTDAMICSAPPPDDYPSGLFSIQIHNITGLEVERLNKRQPEDYDEESDEEEEGDGLPSSYCTVIINHSKTFKTRTKPQNAKPFFNAGCERFIRDWRDSEVFVSVRDARLHEDNPLLGIVHLPLAELFKDRSQIMGWYPLSGGVGRGRIRLSMVWRSVRLQAPSNLLGWQYGTVDVHPIAVSENCQPELKSCKLKLKTDISMGKMRPIGSSGKWTSKKEQDLHLAVKKRYSSCMAVEFRDKRFLGDKVSAFCVLWLKDIPDEEEQDLELPIWKGDYERATANCLGDCGEKLGTLKVKLTFLSGMGIAHSRWASRNQHTRDVVEVIDTARDNLDLDKIEREAGIVDEEASSDSDSSSDEVKEELPDGSAQHKQGLMDQLRDYKRRDKALHRQHRGLMQWKVPRTARWMKHKIGKVEESVSGFFDHHSKQPGIETEV encoded by the exons atgcCTCTGGCCACGGACGAACATGATGATGTCCGCCGGTACCAGGCACCATACAGCGCTCGCAGACCTGTGCCTACAATCTCCAGGTACCGCGAAGAGAAGGCTGCCAGACAACAAGAGTCCATGCGAAGTGACTCAGATGAGAATATCGCCGCAGAGCCCCCTGTCGTCACGGCTGCCGATGAGGCAAAGCATGAACATTCGCCCTGCCCCTCTCGCGAGGACAACGCCAAACAAGATGAGGACAATCACGTCGCCATCCCCGAAGATACCTCGCAGGTTGACCCGGCCTCGACCGATGTAAAACAAAGGAGAAAAGAGTTGAAGCTCAGGCGGAAGGAAAGGGCCGAGCGGGAGGTGACGGATCCCGTTACTCACCTCCCCGTCACTATCCACGATTTCACAGACGAGGCACTCAAGGAAACTGTCCTGGGTCATGCCGCTTTTAAATCCGAGAAGCGATCTGCGACGGATTTGAGTTTAAAACGTGACTCTGCTGAGCACTGGCAAAGTCAGACTCGACACCTCCAACAAGTTCACGAGAGAATTAACCACAGATTCCCACCTCCCGATTTCGATTTATTGAATCAAAACATTACGGCAATCAACAATCGAGGGCTGACGTTTGGTCTTGCGGGGCTTGCGGTTGTCGTTCTGTCTGCCTTCTTTCTGGGAGCGTTCTCCCATGAACGAAAACAAATAGCGCCTGGCTCCGAAGCTGATAGTGGCAGCGACAAGTTGTGGATGCTCTCTATCCTACTAGTATCCGGCGCTGCCGCAGCAGTGATTGCTGGAGTACGAGACTATACCACTCGCAAAATCAACAACATCTTCCAAGATGAGGTTTGGGACGCTCACCGCCAGCAGCTCGCCAAAGACACCAGCAAGCACGAGACTGAGACAACCATATGGCTCAATTCCGTGTTGGGTGCTGTTTGGCCGCTGATAAACCCAGACCTTTTCCTCAGCCTGTCGGATACTCTCGAAGATGTCATGCAAGCCTCGCTCCCCAAGCTGGTTCGGATGGTGAGCGTCGAGGATATTGGCCAGGGGAGTGAATCTATTCGAATACTGGGCATTCAATGGCTGCCGACGGGGGCCGCTAGCAAGTCTGTAACTGCGAGTGGCAAGCTCACGTCGCCGGACGATTCTGAGGGGAATAACGGCAGCCAAACACCGGCTTTCAAGAAACCCGGCGAACTTGGCGATCCCAAGACCTTGTCAAAGGTTGAAGCTGTCGCCGAGGGAATGgagggtgaagaaggcgaTTTCGTCAATTTGGAAGTGGCGTTTGCATATCGAACTCGGTCCAGCTCGCGAAGCCTCAAGGACAGAACCAAGGACATGCATCTCTACGTGGCATTCTACTTACCTGGAAACATCAAGATACCCGTCTGGGTAGATTTGCTTGGTATTATCGGAACAATGAGGATGCGTCTACAGCTGTGTCCGGATCCGCCATTCTTTTCGCTTTGTACAGTTACCTTCATGGGACAACCAAAAGTCGACGTGCGGTGTGTTCCATTGAGCCGTCGTGGTCTCAATATCATGGATATTCCACTCATTAGCAACTTTGTTCAGAGTGCCATTGATGCCGCTGTGGCCGAGTATGTCGCGCCAAAGAGCCTGACCTTGGACTTGAAGGATATCCTGGCGGGTGATGATTTCAAGAAAGATACGGTCTCGAGTGGAGTTCTAATGATACATATCAAACGCGGATATGATTTCAAGATGGGAGACTCGGCAATACCCCTTATCCGAGAGGCGAGTTCCGATCCTTATGTGTCGGTTGGGTGGGCCAAGTTCGGCAAGGTTCTCTGGAGTACGCGCATTTTGAAATGTGAAATGGAACCTTGCTGGGACGAAACGTGCTTTGTCCTCGTCACCCCGGAGGAGGTGAATATTGACGAGAGACTCCGTGTTCAACTATGGGATTCGGACAGGTTCACGGCGGACGATGATCTGGGACGTATTGAAGTTAGCTTGAAGGAGCTTATGAAAAGCCCGGAATCGAGAGGAAAGACTTGGCATCGAACTGACGGATTCCGTGCTCTCAAGGCCGGCGATAACATGCCTGGAAAGCTGGAGTGGAGCGTGGGCTACTTCCCCAAGGCCCGAATTCAGCAAGGCCAGTTTGACAAGCAAACCCATGATCCCAAAATTCGATCGATGGAACAGCTCAAAGAAAAGGTAGACGAGACTTGCGAGCGAAAACTTCGCGAATTTATGATCAAAGAAGGCATCAAAGTGCGTGATGAGGAAGAATTAGAACAGCAAATTATccaggagatgaagacaCAAACGGATGCCATGATATGTTCGGCGCCTCCACCAGATGACTATCCCAGCGGTTTGTTCAGCATTCAAATCCACAACATCACTGGTCTTGAAGTCGAAAGACTGAACAAGCGTCAGCCTGAAGATTATGACGAAGAgagtgatgaagaagaagagggtgATGGACTGCCCAGCTCTTACTGCACCGTTATCATCAACCACAGCAAGACATTTAAGACGCGAACGAAACCACAAAATGCAAAGCCCTTCTTCAATGCTGGATGCGAGCGTTTCATTAGAGACTGGAGAGATAGCGAGGTATTTGTCTCCGTCCGGGATGCAAGACTTCACGAAGACAACCCCCTTCTAGGGATTGTTCATCTTCCCCTCGCGGAGCTTTTCAAGGACCGCTCCCAAATCATGGGATGGTACCCCTTAAGTGGTGGTGTCGGTCGTGGTCGCATCAGACTATCCATGGTCTGGCGCAGCGTCCGACTCCAAGCTCCCTCTAACCTCTTGGGCTGGCAATATGGCACTGTTGATGTACATCCAATTGCCGTCAGCGAAAATTGCCAGCCCGAGCTGAAGTCGTGTAAACTTAAGCTCAAGACAGACATTAGCATGGGCAAAATGCGACCTATAGGAAGCAGCGGCAAATGGACGTCCAAAAAGGAGCAGGACCTCCATTTGGCCGTCAAGAAGCGCTATAGCAGCTGCATGGCCGTTGAGTTTCGAGACAAGCGCTTCCTGGGGGACAAAGTCTCTGCATTCTGCGTCCTCTGGCTCAAGGATATCCCCGACGAAGAGGAACAAGATCTCGAACTCCCCATCTGGAAGGGTGATTACGAGCGCGCAACAGCGAATTGTTTAGGAGACTGCGGTGAAAAACTGGGCACTCTGAAAGTTAAACTGACTTTCTTGTCCGGAATG GGCATTGCTCATTCCCGCTGGGCAAGTCGAAATCAACATACCCGCGATGTGGTCGAGGTGATTGACACGGCCCGGGACAATCTAgacctggacaagattgaaaGAGAAGCAGGTATAGTGGATGAGGAAGCTTCCAGCGACAGCGACAGTTCGTCGGATGAAGTAAAGGAGGAATTGCCAGATGGGAGTGCACAGCATAAGCAGGGTCTGATGGACCAGTTGAGGGATTACAAGCGGCGGGACAAGGCGCTCCATAGGCAGCATCGGGGCTTGATGCAGTGGAAG GTtccgaggacggcgagatGGATGAAGCACAAGATAGGAAAGGTGGAAGAGAGCGTGTCTGGGTTCTTTGACCATCATAGCAAGCAGCCGGGTATTGAGACGGAGGTATAA